Proteins from one Dysgonomonas sp. HDW5A genomic window:
- a CDS encoding RagB/SusD family nutrient uptake outer membrane protein, which yields MKLKHIIFTAICLLVLSSCDLDRFPDNAYTKDKIESDKDAAFKILVNGCYAELKAWSDVMHRVGEYPADNIMIRGTSTDSFYPFISYQHITDNGRLTTFWNSSYRIISQASDLIKISDEGISAEKDQKLGEVYYLRGMCYFYLCRVFGRPYYQSPETNLGVPILLDGTPADVSNLHLPDRSSVKDTYAQAISDLKKGEELMTLKSTASYATKEAAQAMLSRIYLYMSGTYENANTTYADLAIAYAKKVIDSGKYQLLDRVNFMRYNTFAPDATGQTETIFAVKRLASEFSGYDHYYGIGGMYANLQGQGWGEMYASAKYLDLLRKAGQKNDARWAFIDPQYVKDTKGEKIPAFRFIADLKNASGVQTGYSYIQDTLRINPDKSLYIKIAGNSYPLTLVNSVENQYSIVYQGKTYVGEKEYLMLLNRVYPMFYIIKCSLQDNDSHLHSPIISRLAELYLNMAEAYAKKGDYGSALTNLNKIRERSIIGGGYTSLNATNAAQLIDEERQLELAFEAHRTYDVYRNGNAMIRNYPGPHDAMTPILATDLRVVHFIPQADINAYPGPLTQNP from the coding sequence ATGAAACTAAAACATATAATATTTACAGCAATTTGCTTATTGGTCCTGTCATCTTGTGATTTAGACAGATTTCCTGATAATGCATATACAAAAGATAAGATAGAATCGGATAAAGACGCAGCTTTTAAGATATTAGTGAATGGATGCTATGCTGAACTGAAAGCATGGTCTGATGTTATGCACAGGGTAGGAGAGTATCCGGCGGATAATATAATGATAAGAGGGACATCTACCGATTCGTTTTATCCTTTTATCTCTTACCAACATATAACCGACAACGGACGGCTTACAACCTTTTGGAATTCAAGTTATAGGATTATATCTCAGGCTAGTGATCTGATTAAGATATCGGACGAAGGTATTAGTGCCGAAAAAGATCAGAAATTGGGCGAAGTATATTATTTGAGAGGTATGTGCTACTTCTATTTGTGCCGTGTTTTTGGACGCCCATATTATCAATCGCCCGAAACAAATCTGGGAGTTCCGATTTTATTAGACGGTACACCTGCAGACGTAAGTAATTTACATCTGCCTGACAGATCGAGTGTAAAGGATACGTATGCACAGGCTATTAGTGACTTGAAAAAAGGAGAAGAATTGATGACCCTCAAAAGTACGGCGTCTTATGCTACAAAAGAGGCAGCACAAGCTATGTTGTCACGAATATATTTGTACATGAGTGGTACTTATGAAAATGCTAATACTACCTATGCCGATTTGGCGATTGCATATGCAAAGAAAGTAATAGATAGTGGAAAGTATCAATTGCTTGATAGGGTGAATTTCATGAGGTATAATACTTTCGCTCCAGATGCAACAGGGCAGACCGAGACTATTTTCGCAGTTAAAAGGCTGGCTTCCGAATTTTCGGGATACGATCATTATTACGGAATTGGAGGTATGTATGCCAATCTTCAAGGCCAAGGATGGGGTGAAATGTATGCCAGTGCAAAGTACCTTGATTTGTTAAGGAAAGCCGGACAAAAGAACGATGCTCGTTGGGCGTTTATTGATCCTCAATATGTAAAAGATACTAAAGGTGAAAAGATACCTGCTTTTCGTTTTATTGCTGATTTGAAAAATGCTTCGGGTGTGCAAACGGGTTATAGCTATATACAGGATACATTAAGGATTAATCCCGATAAATCGTTATACATTAAAATTGCAGGTAACAGCTATCCTTTAACATTAGTAAATTCCGTTGAAAACCAATATTCTATTGTTTATCAGGGGAAAACGTATGTCGGAGAAAAGGAGTACCTAATGTTATTGAACCGCGTATATCCCATGTTTTATATTATAAAATGTTCGTTGCAGGATAATGACTCGCACCTGCATTCACCTATAATATCGAGATTAGCCGAACTGTATTTAAATATGGCAGAAGCATATGCTAAAAAAGGCGATTATGGCAGTGCTCTGACAAATCTTAATAAGATACGGGAGAGATCTATAATTGGAGGTGGATATACCTCGCTAAATGCTACGAATGCCGCCCAATTAATAGATGAAGAACGCCAGTTGGAACTGGCTTTTGAAGCACATCGAACTTATGACGTATATCGCAATGGAAATGCAATGATTCGCAATTATCCGGGACCGCATGATGCAATGACTCCTATTCTTGCGACAGATTTAAGGGTGGTACACTTTATACCTCAAGCAGATATAAATGCCTATCCGGGTCCATTAACACAAAATCCATAA
- a CDS encoding TonB-dependent receptor — translation MKNMIRQKNFAKSYFIKVSFLMLLFFLSTGSILAQTTVTGTVTDSKKEPMIGVSVKVKGSVIGTVTDFDGNYKLSVPDANNAVLIFSFLGYKTQEIAVRARSSVDVALEDDSQALNEVVVVGYNTIRRESLTGALQTLDSKQLLDATTPAVENLLTGKSPGVYVSPGSGQPGEAGKIVIRGKSTINGSTDPLWVVDGVIMGSSATDINPNDIETLTVLKDAASTAVYGSQGANGVILVTTKKGKIGKPSVNVLAKFAATDLNTGRFKIMNGEELYDLYDSFSNPEAFSNNWWWTPDLRNKNFDWWDNATQTGFAQDYNVSVNGGNEKLRSYVSLGVYDETGAIKGYDYTRYNALLKVEYKVSDRLTIKPQIMGSRKDVHDKEHSVGAMYGNLPWDSPYNKDGSLVGNAPNPTWVNTTGSNYLYDLQWNYAKSEAYEVMGNFDFDIKITDWMTFASVNSYKFFQKNSTSYEDPRSSGGESVNGRITEGMRSNNRLYTNQLIRINKAFDKHYINAVAGYEWNEFNSKNTESMSTGFAPGFEVGTVAAKAEKAISWRSSWAVQSYLSNINYSFDDKYLAQFSIRRDGASNFGANKRYGTFFSISGGWNIHREKFFKLDYVNNLKLRASYGSVGNRPTALYPHLALYALTTGSGSNQKPLSYNGEPGAIISQLGNSDLAWEKSFVTGVGLDVSLFNRVNVTLDYYAKKTSDLLYYVPLPGVIGVTGIWRNEGELQNKGFEATIGVDIIKNKEWYWSVDANIGFNRNKITKLYGQKQEMIVGDGSNIAGSASKLITPGKDADTWFLKEWAGVDPANGNPLWFKTDKDGNRVTTSKYSEADQVAMGAYTPDFFGGFATNLIYKNFDLSAIFNYSVGGKIYNYARAEFDSDGAYTDRNQMNLHSGWSRWEKEGDIATHPLAKYNNSSNSNKVSSRFLETGTYLKMRNLTLGYNLTGKIRYVSNLKIFVSGENLFTITHFSGVDPEIPPRYNGVTETSTITGVATSVYPQTRRFVLGINVTL, via the coding sequence ATGAAAAACATGATTAGACAGAAAAACTTTGCAAAGAGTTACTTTATTAAAGTATCTTTTTTGATGCTATTGTTTTTCCTTTCGACGGGAAGCATATTAGCACAAACGACAGTTACAGGTACAGTGACGGATTCCAAAAAAGAACCAATGATTGGGGTTAGTGTGAAAGTTAAAGGATCGGTTATTGGAACTGTTACCGACTTTGACGGAAATTATAAACTATCGGTGCCTGATGCAAACAATGCAGTACTTATCTTTTCCTTTCTGGGTTATAAAACACAGGAAATAGCGGTTAGAGCACGTTCGTCAGTTGATGTAGCATTGGAAGACGACTCGCAAGCCCTAAACGAAGTAGTAGTTGTTGGATATAACACAATTAGACGTGAGAGTCTTACCGGAGCTTTACAGACATTAGACAGTAAACAGCTATTAGATGCAACTACTCCGGCAGTCGAAAATCTGCTAACCGGAAAATCTCCGGGAGTATATGTAAGCCCGGGATCAGGGCAACCCGGTGAGGCCGGAAAAATTGTAATTCGTGGTAAAAGCACTATTAATGGAAGTACCGACCCTCTTTGGGTAGTTGATGGTGTGATTATGGGCAGTAGTGCTACAGATATCAATCCGAATGATATAGAAACATTAACTGTGTTAAAAGATGCAGCTTCTACTGCTGTGTACGGTTCGCAAGGTGCTAACGGTGTAATTTTGGTAACAACTAAAAAAGGTAAGATTGGTAAACCATCTGTAAATGTGTTGGCTAAGTTTGCTGCAACAGATTTGAATACGGGTAGATTTAAGATAATGAATGGTGAAGAGCTTTACGATTTATATGATTCATTTTCTAATCCCGAAGCATTTTCAAATAACTGGTGGTGGACTCCCGATTTAAGGAATAAGAATTTCGATTGGTGGGACAATGCAACCCAAACAGGCTTTGCTCAAGACTATAATGTATCGGTAAATGGCGGTAACGAAAAGCTGAGATCATATGTTTCTTTAGGAGTGTATGACGAGACAGGAGCCATAAAAGGATACGACTACACCCGATATAATGCTCTGTTAAAGGTTGAATATAAGGTTTCGGATCGTTTAACAATAAAACCACAGATAATGGGTTCTCGAAAAGATGTTCACGATAAGGAACATTCAGTAGGAGCCATGTATGGTAACTTGCCTTGGGATAGCCCTTACAATAAGGATGGCAGCTTGGTTGGAAATGCACCTAACCCAACATGGGTAAATACAACGGGTTCGAATTATTTGTACGATTTGCAATGGAATTATGCTAAATCGGAGGCTTATGAAGTAATGGGTAATTTTGATTTTGATATTAAGATTACCGACTGGATGACTTTTGCATCTGTAAATAGTTATAAGTTTTTTCAGAAAAACTCCACATCGTACGAAGATCCACGCTCCTCAGGAGGAGAGTCTGTGAATGGTCGAATAACCGAAGGTATGCGTTCAAATAACAGGTTGTATACAAATCAACTGATTCGTATCAATAAGGCATTTGACAAACACTATATTAATGCGGTTGCAGGTTATGAGTGGAACGAATTTAATTCTAAAAATACCGAAAGTATGTCTACCGGCTTTGCTCCGGGTTTCGAAGTGGGAACTGTAGCTGCTAAAGCCGAAAAGGCAATAAGCTGGCGTTCGTCATGGGCTGTACAGTCATATTTATCTAATATAAATTATTCGTTTGATGACAAATATCTGGCTCAGTTTTCAATCCGTCGGGATGGTGCTTCTAATTTTGGTGCAAATAAGAGATATGGAACCTTCTTTTCGATAAGTGGAGGATGGAATATTCATAGGGAGAAATTTTTTAAACTGGACTATGTAAATAATCTGAAACTAAGAGCTAGTTATGGATCGGTGGGTAACCGACCTACAGCTCTTTATCCTCATTTAGCTCTGTATGCTCTTACAACAGGTAGTGGCTCAAATCAAAAACCGCTTAGCTATAATGGAGAGCCGGGAGCTATTATTTCTCAACTTGGCAATTCGGATTTAGCATGGGAAAAGTCGTTTGTGACAGGTGTGGGCCTTGATGTATCTCTATTTAATAGAGTAAATGTAACATTAGACTATTATGCTAAAAAAACTTCTGATCTGTTGTATTATGTTCCCTTACCGGGAGTTATCGGTGTAACAGGAATATGGCGAAATGAAGGTGAACTGCAAAATAAAGGTTTTGAAGCAACTATTGGTGTCGATATTATAAAAAATAAAGAATGGTATTGGAGTGTAGATGCAAATATAGGTTTCAACAGAAATAAAATTACTAAGCTATACGGACAAAAGCAAGAGATGATAGTTGGAGACGGATCGAATATTGCAGGATCGGCATCCAAGCTGATAACGCCCGGAAAAGATGCAGATACTTGGTTCCTGAAAGAATGGGCTGGGGTAGATCCTGCTAATGGTAACCCGTTATGGTTTAAAACGGATAAAGATGGTAACCGTGTGACGACATCTAAGTATAGTGAAGCCGATCAGGTTGCTATGGGTGCTTATACACCGGACTTTTTCGGAGGGTTTGCAACCAATCTTATTTATAAGAACTTCGATTTGTCAGCAATATTTAACTATTCAGTCGGAGGTAAGATTTATAATTATGCCCGTGCCGAGTTTGATTCTGATGGGGCTTACACAGACCGTAATCAAATGAATCTTCATAGCGGATGGAGCCGTTGGGAAAAAGAAGGAGATATTGCGACTCATCCATTGGCAAAATATAATAATTCGAGTAATTCCAATAAAGTTTCATCCCGTTTCCTTGAAACCGGAACTTATTTGAAAATGAGAAACCTTACTTTAGGTTATAATCTGACCGGTAAAATTCGTTATGTATCGAACTTGAAGATATTTGTTTCGGGTGAGAATTTATTTACGATTACACACTTTTCGGGTGTTGATCCTGAAATTCCTCCAAGATATAATGGAGTAACCGAAACATCTACTATAACCGGGGTGGCTACATCGGTATATCCTCAGACCCGTAGATTTGTATTGGGTATAAATGTTACACTTTAA
- a CDS encoding HAD family phosphatase, whose protein sequence is MENNICVLFDMDGVMIDTEPQYDVFWKHAGDRYNTGIANFEKVIKGTTLPNILKKYFSHLTQEELNNLSDNLDKFEANMNFEEITGSVKFVKELKAKGIKVGLVTSSTDTKLIAVNKAKQFDQLFDTVVSAARVTEGKPNPRCFLLAAEDLGVKPKDCIVFEDSFAGIEAGIAAGMKVIGLATTNSADSLKDKCCKVIPDFKNFSVEDLLSI, encoded by the coding sequence ATGGAAAATAATATTTGCGTTTTATTCGACATGGATGGTGTAATGATCGACACCGAACCTCAATACGACGTATTCTGGAAACATGCCGGAGACAGATATAATACAGGAATCGCTAATTTCGAAAAAGTAATCAAAGGTACTACCTTACCTAATATCCTCAAGAAATACTTTTCTCACCTGACTCAAGAGGAATTGAATAATCTTTCGGATAACCTCGACAAGTTTGAGGCAAATATGAACTTCGAAGAAATAACGGGTTCTGTTAAGTTTGTCAAAGAATTAAAGGCTAAAGGTATAAAAGTCGGATTGGTTACCAGTTCGACCGACACTAAATTAATTGCTGTAAATAAAGCGAAACAATTCGATCAACTATTTGATACGGTAGTATCTGCTGCCCGTGTAACTGAAGGCAAACCTAATCCCAGATGTTTTTTACTGGCTGCCGAAGATTTAGGAGTTAAGCCTAAGGATTGCATCGTTTTTGAGGACTCGTTTGCAGGAATAGAAGCAGGGATAGCTGCCGGAATGAAGGTGATCGGTTTGGCAACAACCAACTCAGCAGATTCACTTAAAGATAAGTGTTGTAAAGTAATACCTGATTTTAAAAACTTCTCTGTCGAAGATTTATTGTCTATATAA
- a CDS encoding hybrid sensor histidine kinase/response regulator transcription factor, producing the protein MKVHKSAIIVLILFCAIVSKLNAYNLRQISDKEGLSNSSILSMSQDTDGFMWFGSCDGLNIFNGISIDVYKPTTDNNNISGNLIESILEAENGIFWVHTNYGLDRFDKRKKTVEHFDNFNGRYFFCKNTENDIFILTEDNKLFYYHSPSKTFKKLDIGGITFNNVLCINVDTNNILWIFTNDKKTKSYSIQKSDAGDIKLNPIQLFEHENKLQGCFSEKNVVYFVDDTYTMYEYNLSDKKKYYIGNIKNEIQHKGKISSIIKYHNDYFISFQTDGLIRLKNTPEKQINYEVEDINIKCGVFCLLKDKYQDIIWIGTDGQGVYIYSNDAYSIKSTLFSSFAKNIAKPTRALFLDKEKTLWVGTKGDGILRILDYNFSKQIENNKTEYLTSENSPLFDNSVYSLASSAKNILWIGSEEGINYYSYSEKKIKTISIQDKGASIQYVHDILELNDSVLWVATVGTGVLKINISWKNDTPVFDKVERFTIKGGDLYSNYFFTIYKESDTSIWLGNRGSGAFNLNTITSQLTSLEFDKKYKIRTLNDIFSIIKDDKGNMWFGTSYGLIKHSPGKEDIVYNEKIGFPNNTIHGILSDSQQNLWLSTNQGIIKFNTENETFLTFNQLNGLKVTEFSDGAYYKDNTTGNLFMGGINGFVTIAENNALSEEYLPPIHFNNLGIFGKEYNIFDFLQSNKDRDELELNYSQNFFSISFVAIDYLNNNNYTYLYNLDGLSEHWIDNGASNTVYFTNIAPGEYTLHVKYKNRVTGQESPVYSITIKITPPWYMSFTAYTLYTLGILLALVFGLRAFLERNRRKRLLAIDKLRQEHQAEVYESKLRFFTNIAHEFCTPLTLIYGPCNRILTYKGADKYIIEYTQLIQRNAQRLNDLIQELIEFRRIETGNRKPQIESIQITEFTQDIADTFNDLAESKGVVYEKNILPSLSWNSDKGFLITIIVNLISNAFKYTDREGIVTVSVCIENDSLCIVVANTGKGIKEENIDQVFDRYSILDDFENQDEKTTISRNGLGLAISYSMIKLLDGDIKVQSKPFDKTEFIVNLPLLQVTDSNTNNSLPAINIKKDYANTLELPKYTFNELKPTILIIDDEIEMLWFISEIFTADFNVISINKPSETQQVLNDIHPNIIICDIMMPKVNGLALTKEIKSNPKTAHIPMILVSAKYQVEEQIEGITAGAEMYITKPFNVDYLKASVKQLITKKETLKDYFSSPMSAFDLANGKLTHKEHRKFIQKILDIISNNVTNKELSSKLIADELNMSTRHLYRKLSDIGTNSIADMIREYRLHIAKDLLLNTTMTIDQIIYKSGYANRGPFFKAFAEKYGCTPKEFRDKMK; encoded by the coding sequence ATGAAAGTTCACAAATCAGCCATAATAGTACTTATATTGTTCTGCGCCATTGTCTCAAAACTTAATGCCTATAATCTTCGTCAGATATCAGACAAAGAAGGACTATCGAACAGCTCTATTCTTTCGATGTCTCAGGATACAGATGGGTTTATGTGGTTTGGCTCATGCGACGGACTAAACATATTCAACGGTATCAGCATTGATGTCTATAAACCGACTACCGACAATAATAATATATCGGGGAATCTTATAGAAAGCATCCTAGAAGCTGAAAACGGAATCTTTTGGGTTCATACAAATTACGGGCTAGACAGGTTCGATAAAAGAAAAAAGACGGTAGAGCATTTCGATAATTTTAATGGGAGATACTTTTTTTGTAAGAATACGGAGAATGACATATTCATTCTGACAGAAGACAACAAACTGTTTTATTATCATAGCCCATCAAAGACATTTAAAAAGCTGGATATAGGAGGTATAACATTTAACAATGTACTCTGCATCAATGTAGATACAAACAATATCCTATGGATATTCACAAATGATAAGAAGACCAAAAGTTATTCGATACAAAAATCGGATGCGGGAGATATTAAGCTGAATCCGATACAATTGTTCGAACATGAAAATAAGTTACAAGGCTGTTTCTCTGAAAAAAATGTTGTGTATTTCGTAGATGATACTTATACAATGTATGAGTATAATTTATCGGATAAAAAGAAATATTATATCGGAAATATAAAAAACGAAATACAGCACAAAGGAAAAATCTCTTCTATTATAAAATATCATAACGATTATTTTATCAGTTTCCAGACAGACGGGCTTATTCGTTTAAAAAATACTCCTGAAAAACAAATCAATTATGAGGTAGAAGATATCAACATTAAATGTGGTGTATTCTGCTTATTAAAAGATAAATATCAGGATATTATATGGATAGGAACTGACGGGCAAGGAGTATATATTTACTCGAATGATGCTTACTCTATAAAGTCAACCTTATTCAGCAGTTTTGCTAAAAATATTGCTAAACCAACAAGGGCTCTTTTCTTAGATAAAGAAAAAACGTTATGGGTAGGTACCAAAGGTGATGGAATTTTAAGAATACTTGATTATAATTTCAGTAAACAGATTGAAAATAATAAAACAGAGTACCTGACATCTGAAAACAGCCCTCTTTTTGACAATTCGGTTTACTCATTGGCTTCCAGTGCTAAAAATATCCTGTGGATAGGAAGCGAAGAGGGAATTAATTATTATTCGTATTCTGAAAAGAAGATAAAAACGATTTCGATACAGGACAAAGGTGCCAGTATACAATATGTTCACGATATTCTAGAACTGAACGACTCGGTATTATGGGTAGCAACTGTAGGTACGGGTGTTCTCAAAATAAATATATCATGGAAAAACGATACACCCGTTTTTGACAAGGTAGAAAGGTTTACAATAAAAGGGGGAGATCTTTACTCCAATTATTTTTTTACTATCTACAAAGAAAGCGATACATCTATATGGCTCGGCAATCGTGGTTCAGGTGCATTTAACCTAAATACAATAACATCGCAACTGACTTCGTTAGAATTTGATAAGAAATATAAAATCAGGACTCTTAACGATATATTTTCCATTATAAAAGACGATAAGGGTAATATGTGGTTCGGGACAAGCTATGGATTGATAAAGCACTCTCCCGGAAAAGAGGATATTGTGTATAACGAAAAGATCGGTTTTCCGAATAATACGATACATGGCATACTCAGCGATTCTCAACAAAACCTTTGGCTAAGTACCAATCAGGGAATAATAAAATTTAATACTGAAAATGAAACCTTTCTGACTTTTAATCAATTAAACGGATTAAAGGTTACCGAGTTTAGTGATGGTGCTTATTATAAGGATAATACTACGGGCAACCTTTTTATGGGGGGTATCAACGGCTTTGTTACTATTGCCGAAAATAACGCCCTCTCCGAAGAATATCTCCCTCCTATACATTTCAATAATCTCGGAATTTTCGGCAAGGAATATAATATTTTCGATTTTCTTCAATCGAATAAAGACCGGGATGAACTTGAGCTGAATTACAGCCAGAACTTTTTTTCGATTTCATTCGTTGCCATTGACTATCTGAATAACAATAATTATACTTATCTCTATAATTTAGATGGGTTAAGTGAGCATTGGATTGATAATGGAGCTTCCAATACAGTCTACTTCACGAATATAGCTCCTGGAGAATACACTTTACATGTAAAGTACAAAAATCGAGTTACAGGTCAGGAAAGCCCTGTATATTCTATTACAATCAAGATTACACCTCCTTGGTATATGTCATTCACGGCATATACATTATATACATTAGGTATCTTGCTTGCTTTGGTTTTCGGGTTAAGAGCATTCTTAGAGCGTAATCGAAGAAAAAGATTGCTGGCTATTGATAAGCTCAGGCAGGAACATCAGGCTGAAGTATATGAGTCGAAACTTCGTTTTTTCACCAATATTGCTCATGAGTTTTGTACTCCTCTTACGCTTATTTACGGTCCGTGTAATCGAATTCTGACATATAAGGGGGCTGATAAATATATAATCGAATATACACAGTTGATACAGCGGAATGCGCAACGTTTAAATGATCTTATTCAGGAGCTTATCGAGTTTAGACGCATAGAGACAGGTAATAGAAAACCTCAAATAGAATCTATTCAGATTACTGAATTTACTCAGGATATTGCCGATACATTCAATGATCTGGCAGAATCAAAAGGTGTTGTATACGAGAAAAACATACTGCCTTCTCTTAGCTGGAATTCCGATAAAGGATTTTTAATTACCATTATCGTAAATCTCATATCTAATGCTTTTAAATACACTGATAGAGAAGGAATTGTTACTGTATCTGTCTGCATCGAAAATGATTCTTTATGTATAGTGGTTGCCAATACGGGAAAAGGTATCAAAGAAGAAAATATAGATCAGGTATTTGACCGTTACAGTATTTTAGATGATTTTGAAAATCAGGATGAGAAAACTACGATTTCGAGAAACGGGCTGGGTTTGGCCATTTCATACAGTATGATAAAACTCCTTGACGGCGATATTAAAGTTCAGAGTAAACCGTTTGATAAAACTGAGTTTATTGTTAACCTACCTTTACTACAAGTAACCGATAGTAATACTAATAACTCATTACCAGCCATTAACATAAAAAAAGATTATGCCAACACATTGGAGTTACCTAAATATACATTCAACGAACTAAAACCAACCATTCTGATTATTGATGACGAAATAGAGATGCTCTGGTTTATAAGTGAAATATTTACTGCCGACTTTAATGTTATTTCTATAAACAAACCCTCTGAAACTCAACAAGTACTTAATGATATCCATCCCAATATCATTATTTGCGACATAATGATGCCCAAAGTAAATGGATTGGCTCTGACCAAAGAAATTAAATCGAATCCCAAGACGGCACATATTCCCATGATTCTGGTTTCTGCTAAATATCAGGTGGAGGAGCAAATCGAAGGTATTACTGCAGGAGCTGAAATGTATATTACTAAACCTTTCAACGTTGACTATCTCAAAGCATCAGTTAAACAACTAATAACCAAGAAAGAAACTCTCAAAGATTATTTCAGTTCTCCCATGAGTGCTTTTGACTTGGCAAATGGTAAATTAACGCATAAAGAACATCGGAAATTTATTCAAAAGATATTGGATATCATTAGTAATAATGTGACAAATAAAGAACTATCATCGAAACTAATTGCTGACGAATTAAATATGAGTACGCGTCACTTGTACCGAAAATTAAGTGATATCGGTACAAACAGTATTGCTGATATGATTCGTGAATACCGTTTGCATATAGCTAAAGATTTACTGCTGAATACAACGATGACTATCGATCAGATAATTTACAAATCGGGATATGCCAATAGAGGTCCTTTCTTCAAAGCTTTTGCCGAAAAATACGGATGTACCCCTAAAGAATTCAGAGATAAAATGAAATAA
- a CDS encoding GNAT family N-acetyltransferase → MNIIQANSSHIPEIQQIAIKSWEVTYSDILSQEQFDYMIEMMYNHAALNKQMAEQKHHFLLIQEESTSDYSGFVSYELNYKNQAKTKIHKLYLLPECKGKGMGRLLIEKVISLAQSADNSHLSLNMNRDNKSLGFYKQMGFEIVGEEDINIGNGYLMEDYIFEKKI, encoded by the coding sequence ATGAATATAATACAAGCCAACTCAAGCCATATACCTGAGATACAACAAATAGCCATTAAGTCATGGGAAGTAACTTATTCAGATATCTTATCTCAAGAGCAATTCGATTATATGATTGAGATGATGTACAACCATGCTGCTTTAAATAAGCAAATGGCTGAGCAAAAGCATCATTTTCTTTTGATTCAAGAGGAGTCTACATCTGATTATTCGGGATTTGTTTCTTATGAACTCAATTATAAAAATCAAGCTAAGACTAAGATACATAAGCTTTACCTGTTACCGGAATGCAAAGGCAAGGGTATGGGACGCCTGTTAATTGAAAAAGTTATATCATTAGCTCAATCTGCTGATAATAGCCATTTGTCTCTTAATATGAACAGAGACAATAAATCTCTAGGTTTTTACAAGCAAATGGGTTTTGAAATTGTAGGTGAAGAAGATATTAATATCGGAAACGGATATCTTATGGAGGATTATATTTTCGAAAAAAAAATATAA